The Montipora foliosa isolate CH-2021 chromosome 10, ASM3666993v2, whole genome shotgun sequence genomic sequence TTGGTTTAAGATAATGATTCTCTACTTCTAGCAAGCATAATTACATCTTACAAAGCatgttacactgtacatgtacttcatatCCAAATGGTACTTTCAATGATTACACCCTCTAGCTAAGAGATGCCACCTAGGTGGAAATTACCTTACCTGcatgttcattttaattttaatcatttgatttGCTTTGTCTTAATTAACCCTTGAGATATGACCATGAAGGGAACAAGAAGATTGAGGAAATTATTGTCAAAGAAATCAGAGGAAATTAATTTTTGGAAAGGAAAAATGGGTCAAGGCAGTACCTCTCCAGGGTATTGTAAATCCTATGTCACTCaggtataacaaaacagaaGGCAATAGTCTGTCAAACTGCCCTTCCTTAGAATACAAAAGAGCACATGAATTGCGAGTAAAACCACCTCTtcacaccaattattgcttccATTCTTTTGGCAATGTAAAAAGGATGTTATTTTCTTATCTTCCCCTTCCCCACTGTTACATCTCTTAGAAGTCATGGTACAAATTGTATCATGGTTCTGTACCTTTTTTTGACAATGGTGTGtgccatgtacatgtagaataaTTGGTGTTGGCAAATCAGTTGATGTAATTTCTATTGATAGCAACAAGGGCAATATAGTGTGTCCGTGATTGAAATAATGATCATGAGAAGACAAATGGCTTGCACAGATAattatgtccaggattgacccaGGATtgatatgtccaggattgattaattagatgcacaccgaTTTCATTAAACCTCATGAAGCGTCTCCTTGGTCTTCGCCGCAACTTCAACACCACTCAAGTCTAAGACTACAGACAATTACATGTAACATTATAAAGTGTCCCCTATACACAGCAGTAGTTACCCTAACCTTAAAATGacgctaaccctaacttttATCTTAAAAAGATAGAAAATGCGTATACTTAACGGGAAATTTCGTGCTGTAAGTCAAAATTCGACGTGCATTTCATTAGGGTAAATTCTGGATAAGTGGTTTTGCATGGCAAAGGTGGTCTTTAATTGCTTTGGTCTTGCATTGGTGACAAAGAGTAAAATAATGGAAATGCACTATCCATTTATACAAAATGTATATAAGTATCTTATAATCAATTGTCCATCGCATGGTAGTGCAACCAATCCCTTCTATGGTATTTTAAGACAGGTTGTTCATGctactctgttttttttttcctgttcatGTTGTATACAGtaagaaaatgattttgttcAAGTGTTTCATCTGATAGTTATCTATTGTTGGGTTTTTAGAAATTGAACTATTGACTAGAAATTGTGCAAAAAGCAGCACTCTCCACACAGGACAAGGACAGAGCAAGAGATTTGCTAAAACtagacaatgctgttgagtttaTGTCATCAGAGGAGAGTGATGAAGATGGAGGACAAACAAGTGGACCCTCTGCAAGGGATGTGAAACCGCTACAGTGGGAAAGGAGCAAATTATGCAATATTAAAGCAGTCTTGGATGCCACTTACAAGGCTCGTATGAGCAAGAGGCAACAAAGAACGGCAGCGAGTGGCTGGTCAAAATATGTCAAGCAGACCTCTGCCACAAACCTACCGTTTCTGGGCTGGGCGATTGACCCAGAGTTAAAAGTCTCCTTAgttattatttgttttctttttttcatttcattgtacTTTTAACTCTGCAAcacactgtattttttttttcaactcaaATATCTGCTGGCACATTGAAGCAGAGTAAGGGCAAGGTATGCAACAGTGTTTGTAATGGTTGCTATGCTGCAGCACAGTAACTTTAGCGTGGTTCAAACGTGGTTTAGCGTGGTAGCCATAGATGCAAGAAGAatcggtttttccagttttACAGTTCACTGTACAGATGTCAACTCAGCAGCATTTTTTCTGTACTTTAGACCATTTCTTATTATTGTAATATTTGGTTTCAATCAATTGACGTCAAGTCTGGCAAGAAGGGGACATTTGCAGGAAGGCATCATTTGACTAGAATTACCACAATTAATTCTGTTTTTCCTAACTTATTCAAGTTTCAAATCCTAATGGGGTTAAAACAACAATAGTGCTAATTACCATGAGGAAAGCAAAGTCAGAATGATTCTGATACCGTGACTCGTATTCAAATATTATGATGTCATCGTGTAAATATCCCTTAAAGTTAAGGGAGCTGAGCCTTTGTTTGATTCATATGTCCAGATGAATATCAATATATGCATTGGTTGGTCAATCATCTTAGTAAAATGATGACTACAGTACTTAGTTATGGGGAAGACCATTGAAGTAGAAATGTATTTCCCATAACGGAGCATCGTGTTAACCAACGAATAGAGGTTGTAAGGCTGCTAAGTTATATCAGTTACAATCACATCAGTTTAAGGCATTATTTTATGTCCATTCTGCACTGTGCTCTCTCAAATGCGTGTAGACATGTCAGTAATCACTTTAAGTATCCTTTGGACAATCGAAACAATTGGATAAAAGAATCGTcttgctatttttaatgtaaacgATAAGCAAGTCTAAagcaaaaagtaaagaaatgatAGGACAGACAAAGGAACTCAAGCCTGGgtgaaagtttgttgacaaGACTTTCATCGATAAAATTTAAGTAGAGAGTGTCTATTGTAAACAAAATTCGAAAAATCTCGAGCAATATTTGAAATTAATAGGTATGAGTGATTTCTTCATTCTCGAAATTGGACAAGCAGTTAGGTGCGAAAAATAGAACATTTAACTACGGTATGAAATTgctattttattatattttatattttggtAAATGTACAGAAAATGAAAGATAATAGAGTAAATGATACTGATCATATCAATTTTTAATTCAGATAAGATACTATTGAATCagaatttttaaagatttcGGAAGTAAAGTCGAGAAATTTTTAATTCATTATGACTagaatttttacaattttatcaaagtagtttattatatgctGTTGTCATCATTGATAAAACGCCCTCTTGATAACCTGATAATAAAGCATAACCTTGAATGAACTGAGTGTGCATATTCAGTGGGTCTAATGATGTTTGCCAAGTTTTACCTTGTTTTTACGTAATGTGAGGTTTAGCTACGCGTTATTGTAGAGTTCAATACCGCGCGATCATGACAAGGAAGCCCCTTTCAAAGTTAGTGGCTTATAACTCGCTTTCTAGGCCTCTTTCCACTAAATGCTTCTCCAGGAAAAGCCAATCCTCCGATTGAAAATTAAGGTTAAGTTTCCGAACCGCAGAAATTCAGCGGATTATCGTGTGTCCCTTGTATTTACGAGTTACGGAAACATGACGGTTGTTAGTAATTCCGTGGTCACGGAAACCTCGCGGATACACGAGTTTAAGGAATGCGTTTCCGCGAAGCCGCAGTCGCGGAAAAGTAACGTACACACGTGTTTCCCGCTTCGGTTATCTGAGTTTCCGTTAGCGGAAATTCAAGATTCCGTAAGGAATCCGTTACAAAAACGGATACGTAAACACTTGTTTTCACCCTGTGcttgttcccagggcttttccctcACTTGGAGGGGGAAGCGCCCTCGGAACGAGGTTGATTACTGCCTACAATAGCTACCTTTAAAACACTGAGAACAAATTGTAAGCAAACACTTAATACAcagaaaagataacaaaacaaaatacctccaaaattattcatttgaaactaaaaatgtttttttcccagTAGACTTTTCCCcgtttttttcttgctttccgACAGGGTAGTTGCAGATTCTAGTGCGTAGCTCTTTTCATCGGAAAGGTATAAGGGAATCTTGgctttctttacattttgtgTCATCAACGTATGAGTTTGCACAGATGGCATCAATCATGCTATttaaaaattgacttcaaatgGTAAAAGCCTTTAAGCTTTGATCACAAGCTAGTTAtcagccatcaaaaactgataaattcttcaATGACAAAGGCGCTACTGATCCCATTataatattctttgtaaaaattcgaattttcaaagcatcattccTCGGAGCTTATTAGAgcttatgcaatgcactttcaatattcattaCTTTATAATCGGCTGACTGATTACAAAACGTTAGCCTTATGCTAATAAGCCAAAAATATATCACATCTTAATGGAAAACAGAAATGAGTCCGTTGTATGAGTTGGCAACTATGAGACTGCCACCACTGTTTATAGCAACGTGAGAAGGCTGAAAGCCATTTTTAAAGTACTGTTCATCAATTTTACTCAAAAACTTGCCGCTCAGGGTGAAGAGTTGCAGCCTTTGGTTACGTGCATCACACACAATGAGTCGGTTGTACTTGTCAATAACGAGTCCATCAGGACCATCAAACTGACCATCATTGGACCCCTTACAGCCAATGTCGTGTAAATACACTCCTCTTTTATCAAATACCTTGACACAACCAGCATAGTAataagaaacaaagaatttgtcCTGGTGATAAATAGCGCATTCGGGGATATCAACACAGTCTGGGGCACTGAAGGACTGGAGCAAGTCATTCCCGTCTGGGGAGAGGACCTTGATTTTCTTGTCCCCATAGTGAGTTATGATTATACGACCATCACTCGCTATGGAAAGGCGACGTGCACGTGGTTTATCCAGATGATCATCATTGATGTATTTGATAAAGTGACCCTCCTCACTGAACAGATGAAGCCAAGAGTATGGCTCTTGATGAAGCTTCTCGTCGCTTTCCTGAACTAAAGTCAGCAGGTCGCCAGAGTCTGTAAATGCCACAAACAAAGGTTCAACATCAAGTTTTATCTCCCTTCGAAACTTTCCTTCTGAGTTCAACAGTTGAATTCTTTTATTCCCCACATCTGCAACAGCAATCGTTCCAGTTTTATCACTCACATCAATATCGTTAATGCCATCAAATTCTCCTCGTCCCGTCCCttctaaaccaaactgaaaggtAAATTGATATTGATGTTGATGAACCTGCACAATCCAAGGACTACCAGTCAGTGGCTGTCCATTCAAAAGGATCTCTACTCTGTGTTGTCCGGCACACTGTGGTGTGTATGTCACTGTGTATTTGCCGTCTTTGGTGTCTTTAATGTCTGTTTTTAGTTGATCATCTTCTGGAGTCAATATGTCGACTTTGATTTTATCATCTTGTTGATAACATTGAAATCCTTCTGAATCCTTTGTAACAATCACGAAATATGTCTCCGTCCTCTCTTTTACTTCCTTGCTGTCTTGACCTTCAGCTAAGCACTTTGAGGGATCAGTCTTGGTGACAACAACTCGATCCATAAGATCCAATTTCTTTTCCACCAAGTAATGAACATGTGGCGACATGTAAAGATCGGGTTTTCTTACATTTAACAGTTCATTACAACGTCCGAGGATGGCGTAATTTGTTTTTAGAATTTCGACACTGAAGTTTCTATCCAAGATACTCTGACAGCGTTCCAAGCAGCTTTTCAGCTGGGTGGCAACCAGCTCGAAGTTTTCCAGTCGCGTTGCGTGATGTTTTTGTTCCGCTTCATAAATTTCACGAAACTTGTCCTTCATTTTCCTCTCGTGTTCTCGCAAATCACGAATCAATTTTTCCACAGTgtctgtcattttcttttcctcgttcaaaatttcaattttgtttttgttttttaggtcagtttgtttcttaatttcacTCTCATATCTGACCATTTCCGCTTTCACTTTGGCCACAGTGTCGGacatttgcatcttttgttcttgtgcagCTTTCTGAGTGTCTGTCATGATGTGTCGAT encodes the following:
- the LOC137973790 gene encoding tripartite motif-containing protein 2-like — translated: MTDTQKAAQEQKMQMSDTVAKVKAEMVRYESEIKKQTDLKNKNKIEILNEEKKMTDTVEKLIRDLREHERKMKDKFREIYEAEQKHHATRLENFELVATQLKSCLERCQSILDRNFSVEILKTNYAILGRCNELLNVRKPDLYMSPHVHYLVEKKLDLMDRVVVTKTDPSKCLAEGQDSKEVKERTETYFVIVTKDSEGFQCYQQDDKIKVDILTPEDDQLKTDIKDTKDGKYTVTYTPQCAGQHRVEILLNGQPLTGSPWIVQVHQHQYQFTFQFGLEGTGRGEFDGINDIDVSDKTGTIAVADVGNKRIQLLNSEGKFRREIKLDVEPLFVAFTDSGDLLTLVQESDEKLHQEPYSWLHLFSEEGHFIKYINDDHLDKPRARRLSIASDGRIIITHYGDKKIKVLSPDGNDLLQSFSAPDCVDIPECAIYHQDKFFVSYYYAGCVKVFDKRGVYLHDIGCKGSNDGQFDGPDGLVIDKYNRLIVCDARNQRLQLFTLSGKFLSKIDEQYFKNGFQPSHVAINSGGSLIVANSYNGLISVFH